A stretch of Paenibacillus sp. URB8-2 DNA encodes these proteins:
- the tnpA gene encoding IS200/IS605 family transposase yields MSSDVNSLAHTKWNCKYHIVFAPKYRRQVIYGKLKQDIGKILRQLCERKNVEIIEAEACKDHIHMLVSIPPKLSVSAFIGYLKGKSSLMIFDRHANLKYRYGNRKFWCKGFYVDTVGRNKKVIQEYIQNQLQEDIVAEQITIMEYIDPFTGEEIKDNRKKKK; encoded by the coding sequence ATGTCATCTGATGTGAACAGTTTAGCACATACAAAATGGAATTGTAAGTACCATATCGTGTTCGCCCCAAAGTATAGACGCCAAGTAATCTATGGGAAATTGAAACAAGATATTGGGAAAATACTGAGACAACTATGTGAAAGAAAGAATGTAGAAATTATCGAAGCAGAAGCGTGTAAAGATCATATTCATATGCTGGTGAGTATTCCACCAAAGCTCAGTGTATCGGCGTTTATAGGATATTTAAAAGGAAAGAGCAGCTTGATGATCTTTGACCGACATGCCAACCTAAAGTATCGGTATGGAAATCGGAAATTTTGGTGTAAAGGGTTTTACGTGGATACCGTCGGAAGGAACAAGAAAGTGATACAAGAATATATCCAAAATCAACTGCAGGAGGATATCGTCGCGGAACAAATAACAATCATGGAATACATTGATCCATTTACAGGAGAAGAGATCAAAGATAATCGAAAGAAGAAGAAATAG
- a CDS encoding ATP-binding protein, translated as MLHEIQESRLLPERPFQAGLLDSTYENVLEHMDSGVMLFDEEGFLTFLNARAYGMLELQRYELSGCTIVDLLTHLSLARTKKRQLLKVYRETVYKGKSMCELMDEYGRYWEVNASYGADMNGSYLFTIKEVSDYKRIEQTAYQNDNLAMLGKLSASIAHEIRNPLTAIRGFIQLLRPHLQGLGKEEYAKIILAEIDRANDIIHEFLSSSKPSSPQTRIASISALLKEVILLTESEVLMKGCQIDLQSLASDLYVSVDVKQMKQVLINMIRNALEAVSDRLDDSTGRIELGARKEGSEVRILISDNGKGMDACTMNRLFSQFFTTKENGTGLGLSVSDRIVKNHGGRISVTSRVNEGTSFVISLPLITGFTA; from the coding sequence GTGTTACACGAAATTCAGGAAAGCCGGCTTCTGCCGGAGCGGCCTTTCCAAGCCGGGCTTCTGGACAGTACATATGAGAATGTTCTGGAGCATATGGACAGTGGCGTCATGCTGTTTGATGAAGAGGGTTTCCTTACCTTCCTTAATGCAAGGGCATACGGGATGCTTGAACTCCAGCGCTATGAACTATCAGGATGCACAATCGTCGATTTATTGACGCATCTTTCTTTGGCCCGCACCAAAAAGAGACAACTGCTGAAAGTCTATCGGGAGACGGTATACAAAGGAAAATCGATGTGTGAATTAATGGATGAATACGGCCGGTATTGGGAAGTAAACGCATCTTACGGAGCGGATATGAACGGCAGTTACCTATTTACTATCAAGGAAGTTTCCGATTATAAAAGAATAGAACAGACCGCTTACCAAAATGACAATCTGGCCATGCTTGGCAAATTATCAGCCTCAATCGCCCATGAAATCCGCAATCCGTTGACCGCCATCCGCGGATTTATCCAACTGCTTCGCCCGCATCTGCAGGGGCTGGGGAAAGAGGAATACGCCAAAATTATATTAGCCGAGATTGACCGGGCAAATGATATTATTCATGAATTTCTGTCCTCATCCAAGCCTTCCTCTCCGCAAACCAGAATCGCTTCCATTTCCGCCTTGTTGAAGGAAGTTATACTGCTGACAGAAAGTGAAGTCTTGATGAAGGGCTGCCAGATTGATCTTCAATCCTTGGCCAGTGACTTGTATGTTTCCGTCGATGTGAAGCAGATGAAACAGGTCCTGATCAATATGATACGAAACGCCCTTGAGGCTGTATCCGACCGTTTAGACGATTCCACAGGGAGAATTGAGTTGGGCGCGCGCAAAGAGGGCAGTGAGGTAAGGATATTAATCTCCGACAACGGCAAGGGTATGGATGCATGCACCATGAACCGCTTGTTTAGCCAGTTCTTCACCACCAAGGAGAACGGAACGGGGCTGGGGCTTTCGGTAAGCGACCGGATCGTCAAGAACCACGGGGGACGGATTTCTGTCACAAGCCGGGTTAATGAAGGGACCAGCTTTGTGATATCGCTTCCACTAATCACAGGTTTTACCGCATAG
- a CDS encoding FeoB-associated Cys-rich membrane protein: MISLLINILIAAAIFGYSGWILYRHVQKGKKGACAGCDKSKNCSAASLNSPLSCSGTGDNSVPPSAIRHSSQAGM, from the coding sequence ATGATTAGCCTATTGATTAACATCTTGATCGCTGCCGCTATCTTCGGATATTCCGGATGGATTCTTTACCGCCATGTGCAAAAAGGGAAAAAGGGAGCTTGTGCCGGGTGCGACAAAAGCAAGAACTGCTCGGCCGCTTCCCTGAACTCTCCTCTCTCCTGCTCCGGCACTGGGGATAACAGTGTTCCGCCTTCAGCAATTCGGCACAGCAGCCAAGCCGGAATGTAA
- the feoB gene encoding ferrous iron transport protein B, which produces MSSIALLGNPNTGKTSLFNTLTSSYEYVGNWAGVTVEKKVGDLKNGAGTLIDLPGIYSLHPLSRDEGVATQYLLEESPEALVNIVDASQLERNLLLTVQLLEYGRPIVIGLNMIDVAKARGIKVHSDVLQTRLGTNVLPLVARTGKGTSQVLSMLENSANIPAVNFKLDYGIIVEQAVSSIEQELRHISDLPDHRWVALQFLEQNPVIMQFLKDRTDINQLLAIRENCQNELQNKKLALTLPQWIRSIRTDYIRSICKDALDTSGIKPHNLTERLDSILTNRFLGLPIFLAFMYVLFKTTFEWVGAPLSDLLDGLISGPISSGATSFLDTVGASEFIHALIVDGIIGGVGGVIVFVPQIFILFLIISFVEDSGYMARVSLVMDSIMERMGLNGKAFIPFIIGFGCNVPAIMAARSIEQPKDRMLTTLLLPLMSCSARLPVYLLFAAVFFPQNQAAVIMTMYAMGIVFALLLCKIFSKYLFKNESSVFVIELPPYRMPQLKSLSRSTWEKGKGFLRKAGSIILAGSVIIWVMSYAGPAGFNVDMDNSFLAKFGGLVAPLLQPLGFGNWQAGSTLVPGFLAKEVVVSTMNIIYHAPETAGLQAQIAQTFTPLSSVSFMAFILLYTPCLATVGVIKKETASWKWTLFSIGYAVALAYVVSLVIYQGGRLLGWA; this is translated from the coding sequence ATGAGTTCGATCGCGCTTCTTGGAAACCCCAACACCGGAAAGACGTCCCTTTTTAATACACTGACTTCTTCTTATGAGTATGTAGGGAACTGGGCAGGCGTCACGGTTGAGAAAAAAGTCGGCGACCTGAAAAACGGCGCAGGCACACTGATCGACCTTCCCGGCATTTACTCCCTTCACCCGCTTTCACGCGACGAAGGCGTAGCCACCCAATACCTGCTTGAAGAATCTCCGGAAGCCCTAGTCAACATCGTAGACGCTTCTCAGCTTGAACGGAATCTTCTGCTGACCGTCCAACTGCTGGAATACGGCAGGCCGATCGTCATCGGTTTGAACATGATCGACGTCGCTAAAGCAAGAGGCATTAAGGTTCATTCGGATGTTTTGCAAACCAGGCTTGGTACTAACGTGCTGCCGCTGGTCGCAAGAACAGGCAAAGGCACCTCCCAGGTACTGAGCATGCTGGAGAACTCCGCAAATATCCCGGCTGTAAACTTCAAGCTTGATTATGGAATTATTGTCGAACAAGCTGTTTCTTCCATTGAACAGGAACTTAGGCACATTTCCGATCTTCCCGATCATCGCTGGGTCGCCCTGCAATTTTTAGAGCAAAATCCGGTTATTATGCAATTCCTCAAGGATCGAACCGATATAAATCAATTGCTGGCTATCCGTGAAAATTGTCAAAACGAGCTTCAGAACAAAAAATTGGCACTTACCCTTCCGCAATGGATCCGCTCTATCCGAACCGACTACATCCGCTCGATTTGCAAAGACGCTCTGGACACATCGGGCATTAAACCCCATAACTTGACGGAACGGCTTGACTCCATACTTACGAACCGCTTTCTCGGGCTGCCCATATTCCTTGCGTTCATGTATGTGTTGTTCAAAACGACTTTTGAATGGGTTGGCGCTCCGCTTTCGGACTTGCTGGATGGTCTGATTTCCGGCCCGATCAGCAGCGGCGCAACATCTTTCCTGGATACCGTCGGGGCTTCCGAGTTCATTCACGCGTTAATCGTTGACGGCATTATCGGCGGCGTTGGCGGAGTTATCGTCTTTGTCCCGCAAATATTCATTCTGTTCCTTATTATTTCCTTCGTCGAGGATTCCGGGTACATGGCTCGTGTCAGCCTGGTTATGGACAGCATTATGGAACGGATGGGACTGAACGGTAAAGCTTTTATTCCGTTCATCATCGGCTTCGGCTGCAACGTGCCTGCCATTATGGCCGCGCGAAGCATCGAACAGCCCAAGGACCGGATGCTGACCACCCTGCTGCTTCCGCTTATGTCCTGCTCGGCGAGACTGCCGGTATACCTGTTGTTCGCCGCCGTCTTCTTCCCGCAAAACCAGGCAGCCGTCATCATGACGATGTATGCTATGGGCATTGTGTTCGCGCTGCTGCTGTGCAAGATTTTCTCGAAATATTTGTTCAAGAACGAGTCCTCGGTATTCGTCATTGAGCTTCCACCGTACCGGATGCCGCAGCTTAAATCGCTGTCCCGCAGTACATGGGAGAAGGGCAAAGGCTTCCTGCGCAAAGCGGGTTCGATCATCCTCGCCGGCTCTGTGATTATCTGGGTTATGTCTTATGCCGGACCTGCCGGATTCAACGTGGACATGGATAACAGCTTTCTCGCCAAATTCGGCGGTCTTGTGGCTCCTCTGCTTCAGCCGCTCGGTTTCGGCAACTGGCAGGCGGGTTCGACGCTCGTTCCGGGCTTTCTGGCCAAAGAGGTTGTCGTTTCGACCATGAACATTATTTACCACGCTCCGGAAACTGCCGGACTGCAAGCGCAGATTGCCCAAACGTTCACACCGCTCAGCTCGGTTAGCTTTATGGCCTTTATCCTGCTGTATACACCTTGTCTGGCTACGGTGGGCGTAATCAAGAAAGAAACGGCTTCTTGGAAGTGGACTCTCTTCTCCATCGGCTATGCCGTTGCTCTTGCCTACGTTGTGAGTCTTGTTATCTATCAAGGCGGACGGCTCCTTGGATGGGCCTAA
- a CDS encoding FeoA family protein, with product MIASACCHLLQLQPGSAGAIQEIQGMNPILRRRLADLGVSEGCTVCLKGKGPFLGPVMLECNGQLLAIRRKEASKIVVNVS from the coding sequence ATGATTGCATCAGCTTGTTGTCACTTACTGCAACTGCAACCGGGTTCCGCCGGCGCCATTCAAGAGATTCAAGGAATGAACCCTATCCTGCGCCGCCGCTTGGCCGATTTGGGAGTTTCGGAAGGTTGCACCGTCTGTCTTAAAGGAAAAGGACCTTTCCTTGGGCCTGTCATGTTGGAATGTAATGGGCAATTGCTGGCCATCCGCCGGAAAGAGGCTTCGAAAATCGTGGTGAACGTGTCATGA
- a CDS encoding putative bifunctional diguanylate cyclase/phosphodiesterase, which produces MNREEKKTVLAAVCGAALFLLVQSLHITLAGTFERNTLSALYLIANWCTSAFGFSIFAQGWLLFSNQLSRGRLYSSALFLGVCVFDLLHTFGFVGVPFIKSVISEDRSLWLLSFSRLASSIGILLIFGKEDAPMLVSGKNSVLRKSILLVALSLVIFSVGCYFLPEVVSPIKADSARKLLNFLVLLIYLLAIAVIVYPKRAEKSSSLLIIIRSLVFLALGQAFYMNVGYDRNIDLLFGAVSSGVAYYLLLTGVYRLTIEEPFYEKQEIEAQINYLAYHDELTGLQNRRRLLLNVEEVIESHRTSAIRGFSALAVLNINHFKNINDSLGHCAGDHLLQLVAQRIKEAGRHGEELFSMGGDEFAFLMTDRVDLESCLLRSRELLQLFEKPIDLDSGEYHISLSLGICVYPGDGETAEQIIQNADAAVHNAKEHGVDIRRYVPLMQMKAKERLKLENDLRRALERDEFFLVYQPQVQLSSKELVGMEALLRWEHPKRGLVSPAEFIPIAEESGLIVPIGEWVLTTACRQNKEWQVAGYRPICVSVNLSMRQFLQPNLAGKIGEFLKRIGLDPCYVDLEITESMTLDKEKAFEQLKRLKELGVYISIDDFGTGYSSLHYLKNMPIDRLKIDRSFVAEVMEDSNNAAIVSTITSMAHHLKLKVTAEGVENEDQLQFLSQQRCHEAQGYFFSKPIKAQEFENIFLKPTIFGLPS; this is translated from the coding sequence ATGAATAGAGAAGAGAAAAAAACGGTACTTGCAGCAGTCTGCGGCGCAGCGCTTTTTCTGCTGGTCCAAAGCTTGCACATCACGCTGGCAGGCACTTTTGAGCGAAATACGCTTTCTGCACTGTATCTCATTGCCAATTGGTGCACCAGTGCCTTTGGATTTTCCATTTTCGCCCAAGGTTGGCTTCTTTTCTCTAATCAGTTATCCAGAGGGAGGCTCTACTCGTCCGCGCTTTTTCTTGGAGTTTGCGTATTTGACCTTTTGCATACGTTCGGTTTTGTCGGAGTTCCGTTTATCAAGAGCGTTATAAGCGAGGACAGATCGCTTTGGCTACTGTCTTTCTCGCGGCTGGCGAGCAGTATTGGCATTCTTCTGATCTTTGGGAAGGAAGACGCTCCGATGCTCGTCTCGGGCAAAAACAGCGTCCTGCGGAAATCCATCCTTTTGGTTGCGCTGTCACTGGTTATATTCTCAGTCGGTTGCTATTTCCTTCCAGAGGTGGTTAGTCCCATAAAGGCGGATTCCGCCAGGAAACTGCTGAATTTCCTTGTGCTGCTCATTTATCTGCTAGCCATCGCCGTCATCGTGTATCCGAAACGTGCGGAGAAATCGTCCTCGCTGCTGATTATTATCAGGTCGCTCGTATTTTTGGCTCTGGGTCAAGCGTTCTATATGAACGTGGGCTACGACAGGAATATCGATTTGCTGTTCGGTGCGGTGAGCAGCGGAGTCGCCTATTATTTGCTGCTTACCGGCGTGTACAGACTGACGATTGAGGAGCCGTTTTATGAGAAGCAGGAGATTGAAGCGCAGATCAATTATTTGGCTTATCATGACGAATTGACGGGGCTGCAGAACAGACGCCGGCTTCTGCTGAATGTCGAAGAAGTGATCGAGTCCCACAGAACCTCTGCCATTCGCGGTTTTTCAGCGCTTGCCGTCCTCAATATCAATCATTTCAAGAATATAAACGATTCGCTCGGCCATTGTGCCGGAGACCATCTGCTGCAGCTGGTGGCTCAGCGGATTAAAGAAGCAGGCCGGCACGGCGAGGAATTGTTCAGTATGGGAGGAGACGAGTTCGCTTTTCTGATGACGGACAGAGTCGATCTGGAAAGCTGCCTTCTCCGTTCAAGAGAGCTGCTCCAACTGTTCGAGAAGCCGATCGATCTGGATTCGGGCGAGTACCATATTTCACTTAGCCTCGGCATCTGCGTGTACCCCGGTGACGGAGAGACGGCGGAGCAGATCATTCAGAACGCGGACGCCGCCGTTCATAATGCCAAGGAACATGGAGTGGACATCCGCCGTTACGTGCCACTGATGCAGATGAAGGCAAAAGAAAGGCTAAAGCTGGAGAACGATCTTCGGAGAGCGCTGGAGCGGGACGAATTCTTCCTTGTATACCAGCCGCAGGTTCAACTGTCCTCGAAGGAGCTGGTTGGCATGGAGGCGCTGCTGCGCTGGGAGCATCCGAAACGCGGACTCGTGTCTCCGGCCGAATTCATTCCCATAGCCGAGGAGAGCGGGCTGATTGTTCCGATCGGGGAGTGGGTACTCACAACCGCATGCCGTCAGAACAAGGAATGGCAGGTCGCGGGATACCGTCCGATCTGCGTTTCGGTCAATTTGTCCATGCGGCAGTTTCTCCAGCCGAACCTGGCAGGCAAGATCGGAGAATTTTTAAAGCGGATTGGTCTCGATCCATGTTATGTGGACCTTGAAATTACGGAAAGCATGACGCTTGACAAAGAAAAAGCCTTCGAACAGCTAAAGCGGCTTAAAGAGCTGGGCGTATACATTAGCATCGATGATTTCGGAACAGGTTACAGCTCGCTGCATTATTTGAAGAATATGCCGATCGACCGGCTAAAAATCGACCGTTCCTTCGTCGCGGAGGTAATGGAGGACAGCAACAATGCCGCCATCGTCTCCACAATCACTTCTATGGCGCATCATTTGAAGCTGAAGGTGACAGCCGAGGGAGTGGAGAACGAAGATCAGCTGCAATTCTTGAGCCAGCAGCGCTGTCATGAGGCACAGGGTTACTTCTTCAGCAAACCAATCAAGGCGCAGGAGTTTGAAAATATTTTCCTCAAACCTACCATTTTTGGATTGCCCTCCTGA
- a CDS encoding dipeptidase — MTYAAYFESRRDEHLNELNEWLKIPSISALSEHKKDVLAAAQWLADTLKKAGLEHIEIHPTDGHPVVYADYLHAPGKPTLLVYGHYDVQPVDPLNLWTTPPFEPNIRDGKLYARGATDDKGQVFMHIKALEAVLKQEGTLPVNIKLCIEGEEEIGSVHLTSFLEAHKDMLAADAVLVSDTSLLERGRPAICTGLRGLCSMEVGVTTAATDLHSGSYGGAVPNALHALVSLLASLHDDKGRVAVDGFYEGVPDLSPLIREEFAKQGLDEEKIREGLGLSALYGEEGYTFVERVGARPTLELNGVYGGFQGEGTKTVIPKEAHAKITCRLVGDQNPQHILDAIEAHLKSHIQPGAKLHVRQIEKAFAFNIDPSNAYLQLAADAYGKVYGTRALFTKDGGSIPIMESFSRILKSPVVLMGFGLDDENLHAPDEHFNLENFDKGLLTIVEFLKSAGTVGLAAN, encoded by the coding sequence ATGACTTACGCAGCCTATTTTGAATCCCGCCGGGACGAACACTTGAACGAGCTGAACGAATGGCTTAAGATCCCCAGCATTTCTGCATTGTCAGAGCATAAGAAGGATGTATTGGCAGCGGCTCAGTGGCTCGCGGATACACTGAAGAAAGCGGGACTCGAACATATCGAAATTCACCCGACCGACGGTCATCCCGTTGTCTACGCGGACTATCTGCATGCACCAGGCAAGCCGACTCTGCTTGTCTACGGACACTATGACGTCCAGCCGGTTGATCCGCTGAATCTTTGGACGACTCCGCCGTTCGAGCCGAATATCAGAGACGGCAAGCTGTACGCCCGCGGAGCAACCGACGATAAAGGCCAGGTCTTCATGCATATTAAGGCGCTGGAAGCGGTATTGAAGCAGGAAGGCACTCTGCCGGTTAACATTAAGCTGTGCATTGAAGGCGAGGAGGAAATCGGCAGCGTTCATCTTACTTCTTTCCTGGAAGCTCATAAAGACATGCTGGCAGCGGACGCTGTGCTTGTCTCCGACACCTCGCTTCTGGAACGCGGAAGACCGGCTATTTGCACCGGACTCCGGGGCCTCTGCTCGATGGAAGTCGGCGTTACGACCGCTGCCACGGATTTGCACTCGGGCTCATATGGCGGCGCCGTTCCAAATGCGCTGCACGCTCTCGTCTCCCTGCTGGCGTCGCTGCATGACGATAAAGGCCGCGTCGCCGTGGACGGCTTCTATGAAGGCGTTCCCGACCTGTCTCCGCTGATACGCGAAGAATTCGCCAAGCAAGGCCTCGACGAAGAGAAGATTCGGGAGGGACTCGGACTGTCCGCACTCTACGGCGAAGAAGGCTATACATTTGTCGAACGCGTCGGAGCCCGGCCAACGCTGGAGCTTAACGGCGTTTACGGCGGCTTCCAGGGCGAAGGCACCAAGACGGTTATCCCGAAAGAGGCCCATGCCAAAATCACCTGCCGTCTGGTCGGCGACCAGAATCCCCAACATATTCTCGACGCGATTGAAGCCCATTTGAAATCGCATATTCAGCCGGGGGCGAAGCTCCATGTGCGGCAGATTGAGAAGGCGTTCGCCTTCAACATCGATCCGTCGAACGCCTACCTTCAACTGGCGGCGGACGCTTACGGCAAAGTCTACGGCACACGTGCCCTGTTCACCAAGGACGGCGGCTCCATCCCGATCATGGAAAGCTTCTCCCGCATCCTGAAGTCGCCGGTCGTTCTGATGGGCTTCGGACTGGACGACGAGAATCTGCACGCGCCCGACGAGCACTTCAATCTGGAGAACTTCGACAAGGGCCTGCTGACGATCGTGGAATTTTTGAAATCAGCCGGAACGGTTGGATTGGCTGCTAATTGA
- a CDS encoding NUDIX hydrolase, with product MEEKWLTWAKEIQAIAQTGLEYAKDVYDIERYEMLRELSVDIMANYTFESRETIRMSFAGDKGYSTPKVDIRGVVFREDRILMVREKIDGKWSLPGGWADIGYSPSEVAVKEIREESGFTARAVRLLGVLDKKFHGHPPDPYHIYKLFILCEIVGGEAAGGLETSDVGFFKEEELPDLSVGRNTEKQIRTMFEFLRHPDKAVILD from the coding sequence ATGGAGGAAAAATGGTTGACTTGGGCCAAGGAGATTCAAGCGATCGCCCAGACGGGGCTGGAGTATGCGAAGGATGTATACGACATCGAGCGGTATGAGATGCTTCGGGAGCTGAGCGTGGATATTATGGCCAACTACACTTTCGAGAGCAGGGAGACAATCAGAATGTCCTTCGCAGGCGACAAAGGCTACAGTACGCCGAAGGTCGATATTCGGGGCGTCGTATTCCGGGAAGACCGGATTCTGATGGTCCGCGAAAAAATAGACGGTAAATGGTCACTGCCCGGAGGGTGGGCCGACATCGGTTATTCGCCGAGCGAAGTTGCCGTCAAGGAGATCCGCGAAGAATCGGGGTTCACGGCAAGAGCGGTGCGCTTGCTCGGCGTGCTGGACAAGAAATTCCACGGTCATCCGCCGGACCCTTATCATATCTACAAGCTGTTTATTTTGTGCGAGATTGTCGGCGGAGAGGCGGCAGGGGGTCTCGAGACGAGCGATGTCGGTTTTTTCAAGGAAGAAGAACTTCCGGACCTGTCGGTGGGGCGGAACACGGAGAAACAGATTCGTACGATGTTTGAATTTTTGCGGCACCCGGATAAGGCGGTTATCTTGGATTAG
- the abc-f gene encoding ribosomal protection-like ABC-F family protein, with protein MIIQCQNVQKYHGAQEVLSDITLAVRQGEKVGLIGRNGCGKTTLFRLLSGEEAPDRGQIAIRRGSTVGLLAQIQEGGGDTVYAVLQRSFAEQLAWQRRLRELEQEMAGLNAGGEERWNGLLREYGSLQEKFEAAGGYEIEAEIHRVASGLGIGSEQFGRPFASLSGGEKTKVGLAALLLRRPDVLLLDEPTNHLDMAAIEWLEQFLRDYAGTVVVISHDRYFLDAVITKVIEIEDGEAITYHTNYTGFQKEKEARLLQQFADYQEQQKKIKKMQESIKRLIEWGNNSNPPNPSFHRRAASMQKAMDRMVKIKRPVLERKSMDLQLEQQDRSGSRALILDGVSKSYGNRVLFTGAEDVLRYGEAAAMIGGNGAGKSTLLRIILGLEQPDAGSCTLGARASVGYLAQEAVPEDAGLSVLKYFREEAGMEEGEARGQLAKFLFYGSDVFKIVGGLSGGEWTRLRFAVIMHRRPNLLILDEPTNHLDIDSREALEEALEEFPGTVLAVSHDRYFINRCFGKLWTIEDGKFSVFSGSYEYFKEKRAEKETWITRSSEAGGQESQAAPGKASFPAPLGDVKSPERSRSAQSREIRSAAYWEKEIAEAEKRLREIDAAMLDPQLASDAARLSVLHAERETVQHGLDAMYEEWLGSSHQ; from the coding sequence ATGATCATACAATGTCAAAATGTGCAAAAATATCACGGTGCTCAAGAAGTGCTGAGCGATATCACGCTGGCCGTCCGCCAAGGCGAAAAGGTTGGCCTTATCGGCCGCAACGGCTGCGGCAAAACGACCCTGTTCCGCCTCCTGAGCGGCGAAGAAGCGCCCGACAGGGGACAAATTGCCATCCGCAGAGGCAGCACCGTCGGGCTGCTGGCCCAAATCCAGGAGGGCGGCGGAGATACGGTGTACGCCGTCCTCCAACGCAGCTTCGCCGAACAGCTGGCGTGGCAGCGGCGACTGCGGGAGCTTGAGCAGGAAATGGCCGGCTTGAACGCAGGCGGCGAGGAGCGCTGGAACGGGCTGCTGCGCGAATACGGCTCGCTCCAGGAGAAATTCGAAGCTGCCGGAGGCTATGAAATCGAGGCCGAAATCCATCGCGTCGCATCCGGACTTGGCATCGGAAGCGAGCAATTCGGGCGGCCTTTCGCCTCCCTCTCCGGTGGTGAGAAGACCAAAGTGGGCCTGGCCGCGCTGCTGCTGCGGCGTCCGGACGTGCTGCTGCTCGATGAGCCGACCAACCATCTAGATATGGCCGCCATCGAGTGGCTTGAGCAGTTCCTGCGGGACTACGCCGGAACCGTGGTCGTCATCTCCCATGACCGCTATTTTCTCGATGCGGTTATCACGAAGGTGATCGAGATCGAGGACGGCGAGGCCATCACCTATCATACGAATTACACCGGCTTCCAGAAAGAGAAGGAAGCCCGGCTGCTCCAGCAGTTCGCCGATTACCAGGAGCAGCAGAAAAAAATCAAAAAAATGCAGGAAAGCATCAAACGGCTGATCGAATGGGGCAACAACTCCAATCCGCCCAACCCTTCCTTTCACCGCCGCGCGGCTTCGATGCAGAAAGCGATGGACCGGATGGTCAAGATCAAGCGCCCCGTGCTGGAGCGCAAAAGCATGGATTTGCAGCTCGAGCAGCAGGACCGTTCGGGCAGCCGGGCGCTGATCCTTGACGGCGTTAGCAAATCCTACGGGAATCGCGTCCTGTTTACGGGAGCCGAGGACGTTCTTCGCTACGGCGAGGCCGCCGCGATGATCGGCGGCAACGGTGCGGGCAAAAGTACGCTGCTGCGCATCATACTGGGCCTGGAGCAGCCCGACGCCGGAAGCTGCACGCTCGGCGCTCGGGCATCCGTCGGCTATCTGGCGCAGGAAGCCGTCCCGGAAGACGCCGGGCTGTCGGTCCTGAAATATTTCCGCGAGGAGGCAGGAATGGAGGAGGGCGAAGCCCGAGGGCAGCTTGCAAAGTTCCTGTTCTATGGGAGCGATGTGTTTAAGATCGTCGGAGGGCTGTCCGGAGGAGAATGGACGCGGCTGCGCTTCGCCGTCATCATGCACCGCCGGCCCAATCTGCTCATTCTCGACGAGCCGACCAATCACCTGGACATCGACTCTAGAGAAGCGCTGGAAGAAGCGCTAGAGGAATTCCCGGGAACGGTCCTTGCGGTTTCCCATGACCGTTATTTCATCAACCGCTGCTTCGGCAAATTATGGACGATTGAAGATGGAAAGTTCTCCGTATTTTCAGGCAGCTATGAGTATTTCAAGGAAAAGCGGGCGGAGAAGGAAACATGGATTACCCGTTCTTCCGAAGCCGGCGGACAGGAATCGCAAGCCGCGCCGGGGAAAGCCTCTTTCCCCGCGCCCCTGGGAGACGTAAAATCTCCGGAACGTTCGCGTTCCGCACAATCAAGGGAAATCCGCAGCGCCGCTTATTGGGAGAAGGAAATTGCGGAAGCCGAGAAGCGGCTTCGGGAGATCGACGCGGCGATGCTTGACCCGCAGCTTGCAAGCGACGCCGCCCGGCTGTCCGTCCTCCACGCCGAAAGGGAAACGGTGCAGCATGGACTTGACGCTATGTATGAGGAATGGCTTGGAAGTTCCCATCAATAA
- a CDS encoding PH domain-containing protein yields MAFFDGLLGNASQVDLNTARKEYGQILAPGEQIERAYKLIRDMFIFTDKRLILVDKQGVTGKKTAYHSIPYKSITHYSVETAGHFDLDAELCLFVSGSSLPLKKTFNKSVNIYEVQAVLSQYILKS; encoded by the coding sequence GTGGCATTTTTTGACGGCCTGCTCGGCAATGCATCCCAGGTGGATCTCAATACGGCCCGCAAGGAGTACGGACAAATTCTGGCCCCCGGGGAGCAGATCGAGCGAGCCTACAAGCTGATTCGCGACATGTTTATTTTTACGGACAAAAGGCTGATTCTGGTCGACAAGCAGGGTGTAACCGGCAAAAAGACGGCGTATCACTCCATTCCCTACAAAAGCATCACGCATTATTCCGTAGAGACGGCGGGGCACTTCGATCTTGACGCGGAGCTGTGCCTTTTTGTATCCGGCAGTTCGCTCCCGCTGAAGAAGACCTTCAACAAGAGCGTGAATATTTACGAGGTGCAGGCCGTGCTGTCCCAGTACATTTTGAAATCGTAA